The following proteins are co-located in the Megalobrama amblycephala isolate DHTTF-2021 linkage group LG12, ASM1881202v1, whole genome shotgun sequence genome:
- the gadd45ga gene encoding growth arrest and DNA-damage-inducible, gamma a — MTFEEFSGQDNAATTGDRMQSAGTALEELLVSAKKQDCLTVGVYESAQVMNVDPDSVAFCVLATDEEYECDIALQIHFTLIQAFCFDNDINIVRVNDIERLADIVGSDQDEEPKDAHCILVTSPNSDSWKDSALEKLGLFCEESRNVYEWVPTITLPER; from the exons ATGACTTTTGAAGAATTTAGTGGACAAGATAACGCAGCTACTACTGGCGATAG AATGCAGAGTGCAGGAACAGCATTAGAGGAGCTCCTGGTCTCCGCTAAAAAGCAGGACTGTCTTACCGTTGGGGTTTATGAGTCTGCACAAGTCATGAATGT TGACCCAGACAGCGTGGCTTTCTGCGTCCTGGCTACGGATGAGGAGTACGAATGTGACATCGCCTTGCAGATCCACTTCACTCTCATTCAAGCCTTCTGCTTTGACAACGACATCAACATTGTTCGTGTGAATGACATTGAACGTCTTGCTGACATCGTGGGTAGCGATCAGGATGAGGAACCTAAGGACGCACACTGCATACTTGTAACG AGCCCCAATTCTGATTCTTGGAAAGATTCTGCTCTTGAGAAATTGGGCTTGTTCTGTGAGGAGAGCCGCAATGTCTACGAATGGGTGCCTACTATTACTCTGCCGGAACGTTGA